The genomic DNA AAACCAAGaccctctctttttttcctctctctctgtctctgtgtCTGTGTGAGAGAACAGTCCGAATCCTGTAATAATGTTCACAGTGTCATAGTTTTCGGCTACTTAGCTCCAACCCCAACTCGATCAGTTCTCTTGTTGTTTCAGATTTTTCCTGTCTTTTGGAAGCAACACACACTCCACACTTTTCccttgaattttttcttttccttgaatttttttttttccattttcaacaAAACtcccaaaagaatttttatctGCTTGTGTTTGGTGATATACATTCGGTTCCCACCCTACTCTTTTGTACGCTTCCCGCCCACAAAGTCTTCCCTTCAATCTTTTTGGTTGTTTCCGGCCGGTCTACCGAATTTTAACCCGCGCAATGATGAATCTCATGTCCGGCGACGCCTTCTCGATACCCACTTCGCTCCCCAGCTTCCCCCAAGTCGACCTCGCCAACCCTAACCCTAGCCCTAACCCTTCCGCCACCGCCGGAAATGCCCCCGCTGccaagaagaggagaaaccaaCCCGGAACTCCAGGCAAGCCCACACACACTCTCTCTACCCCGGTGTTCTCATGTCGGTTCGGTTTATGTACCGGCCCGTCCCGGAGGGTTTTGTTAGCAACATAGATTTGAGCTTGATTAATACTTGTTGATCTCTTCTCGTTAGATCCAGATGCCGAGGTCATCGCTCTGTCGCCGAAGACGCTTATGGCGACGAACCGGTTCATCTGCGAGATATGCAACAAAGGGTTCCAGAGAGACCAGAACTTGCAGCTGCACCGTCGAGGCCACAACCTCCCTTGGAAGCTCAAGCAGCGGTCTGATAAGGATGTCATCAGGAAGAAGGTTTACATCTGCCCGGAGAAGACATGCGTCCACCACGATCCTTCAAGAGCCCTCGGGGACCTCACCGGGATAAAGAAGCATTTCAGCAGGAAGCACGGCGAGAAGAAGTGGAAGTGTGAGAAGTGCTCCAAGAAATACGCGGTCCAGTCCGACTGGAAAGCTCACTCGAAGATCTGCGGGACGAGGGAGTATAAGTGCGACTGCGGCACCCTCTTCTCAAGGTAGGTAATTAATATTAGCTGAGAATCTTTACTAGATTTCATTTCCTCTTCCCACTGTGGATGAATTAAATGCATATGCAGTTCCTATGATTGAACAATAAATACCTTTTTGATCGCTTTGTGTGAAATTAATTGAAGTCGGTGtcggatttttctttttctcttttatttttcccccctttttccATGAATTTACAGGAAAGACAGTTTCATCACGCACAGAGCTTTCTGTGATGCCTTAGCCGATGAGAGTAGCAAGCTCACCTCGATTGCAGCCACAAATCTCAGTTTTGGGAACACGGCTGCCGGAAATGAGAACCGGATCAACAATTTTGCTGGATTACCACATGGATTTCCCAGTCGAAGAGTTCAAGACATTGCCGGAATTCCACAACAGTCCGGCTCGCTCTTACATCCCGATATCGGCGGTACGTTGTAactgacatatatatatattttttttatttgatgaatTCCTATAGATCATAGTCAAAACGAAAGTAtatatgtttaaaaaaaaaagaaaaacctttTCGgcgagaaaaataatgaagtaGCTGAAACCCAATGATATGAACTATGAACTAAATTGTCAAGGATTCCTGGTTAGTGTGAATCAAACCAAATGTGTTCGAAGGAGATTCGGTTTCTCTTCATAGATGTATATATGCACATCGAGCGCTTAAATTAGTTTGCAGTTCATATTTATTCTATGAAAATTAGcgaattaaattttgattctaATAAGTTTTTACGTGTTAACTGTCATCACTTGGATGAATTCAAATCACGAGCAGGATTTTCTGAGATGGCTATGATGGGATCGGGTGCTAACAATCTTTTCGGGACATCCACAATGGAAAACTATGGCATGATCCCCAACAGTGCTGGTCTGTCATTATCTGTGTTGCCGCAGATCGGATCGAAGGAAGAAAGTGGTGGAAATAGCTTGGGAAGTAATTCGGGGGGGTTAATGGGCGGCCGAACCCCATATAACTCCGAGAGCAATATCGGTGACCACCAACTCAGTAAGCTGCAGCAGAAGCCGCCACCGGCTCCAATGTCAGCCACTGCCCTCCTGCAGAAAGCTGCTCAGATGGGGTCCACAAGGAGCAACCCGGGCTCTGTGTTTGGGAGCAGCTTTGGGCTCATGAGCTCATCGTcctcttcttcgtcttcctcACAAAGTAGAAGCACTAGGAGCCCGGAGCAGCTTATGATGAGCGGTGGATTAGTAAAGCACGGTCACGCAGACCATCACCAGCAGCAGCGGTTTGGAGGGTTGTCATCGATGGATCTGAACCTGACGAGGGATTTTCTCGGGATGGGAGGAGACCATGGCGGTGCCGGTGGCCCTCACGATCCTAGTAATAATCTTTTCTTTCACGAGGAGTTGGCAAAGTTTGCTTCTTCAATCGGATCGGGATTGGCCCAGACATTTGTGACTAATCCTCAATGACCATGTTGATGATCGGGACGAACATAGGAGTTGGAATGATACATGAGTGCAATCCAAGGTTGTGCACTGGACAAGGAAATAACCGTTTGAATGGGAGATCCTCGTAAAATACCATATACATGATCGTGGTTCTTCAGCGGCCTCCTTCTAAGTATGAATATCCTTGAACTTGAAGCTGACCGGGAAACCGAATCAAACTGCCTGTCCAACGAAGCTGGAGGTTCTCGTATATATAGCCATTCACAGATCAAGAAGGGCCTCTACAGTAAACTCTCTTTGTAAGCGGCTTGTAATATTGTTTCATGCTGTAAGTTTTTCATTTCCGGAAAAACAATTGTTGCCGATCGATGTACTACCTTAATTTGTAAGTGTTTTGGATTCAATAAAGGAAACCACGGAACCTCTATACCTAATAATATTAATCAGGCATAACCCTAGCTAAGCTCTAGTAGTGTATTAAGTTAATACTTTCTAAAAAGCTTATTGCAGTGATAATAAGTCTATGTATTGAGCAAACTTAATTGAGAACTAAAACCTAGACAAGAGAGAGCGTCGCGTATATACTGTGGAAAGACATCGGGCCCATGGTGATTATTCCCAGATCTTCAACCGCTTGATGTTATGAACAACCTATTGCTTTTAATATACATAATGTTAAACTCGTGGCCATGTATGGCGTATATATCGTGCAAACGTGATTTATGTGTACCAACATGAATTCTATTTGCACCCGCATGTCTGAGGAGCAAAGCAACTGACGGGTATCTCCCCATATCTAATAAGTAATTAAGATCCTCGATTGATAATGAATTCATTAAACATGAACATATGATAACAAATATTACCATAAACTCAGGAGTGATATACAGTCAAAGATTTTGACGTTGAAAGCAACTAATAATATGCAGTAGTACTGCAGATTCATTGAAGAAGCTTATAGCTTAGCTAAACTCAGggaaaaatgagagaagaagaaagagagctcGTGAATCTGCTCTGACAGCGGATCAGAGACGGACAGAGAGGGTCAGGGCAGGCCAGGGAGAGACCAGTTTTCTTCCTTAGGGCAGCAGGTGGTGGACCCCCTCCCACAGTGCATGATGTCTGAAAATAACCCTATAACAGGGatgttttcaaaaatttttttgTGTTCTCAGCCATTTAGTTTCCGAAAATCTAATGGATCTCGATTGATACAGATTTATGTCAGAATGATTTAAAGGAGTCGATAAATTCTCCTTATCATGATGCATTCAAAAAACTCAAATCCgaaattttattaaagaaaCAAATATTGAACAATTGGAATCAATTTAGGTCGATAATGGTATGTTTTGTTTTTGGAGAGAAGAGAAACCAACTCCCAATCCCATGCAcgttctttctctctctctctccctttgCCTCCCTTGCCTTCTTGTTGTTTTATTCCCTGTCTTCACCTCCTTATCCTtatcctcctcctctctctctccccccctctctcacatttttgaaatatattaaGACATGGACATATCACATATGTCCACTTGCGCACAGTgaaattcaataaatatttcCCGGAATAGTGACACCATATAATGACTGATTTGTATCATTGTTTGGGTGACTGATGAAAGCGCGTACACATACAACTCCCAcgtttaaatttgaaattatgtGGTCCTCGTATTAAGAATAGCTTATACCGTTTTAGTATATTTGCTGTTGTCAGTCGGGCGATTACATGTACATGTCAATGATTGCATTGAGTCGATGGCGCCCCTCGACAAAGTGTGTCGGGTTAGCTTCGTCTAACCACCAGCCCGATAGGCTCGCTGATGCAAATTTCATGTTGAGTAATTATAGGGTTTGGAGCAAGTAATAATAAATCGAACTCAAAAGAGTCTCTCCTTTTCCTATATTATATACCTATTGAAAAGAGAGAATTAAATCAAAGCTGCACGGAAAACAACGTGGAAGGGTTGACCGGCCGTCAAGGGAATTCCGGCAATCTTCCTTCAACTGCGTCAACGGTGGCGGGTTTTGGTTTTTTCTGGAGTGATGCGGTTTGGGTTCTGTCGCCCTACTGTCTCTGCAACTTGTTTGAAAAAACGTGTGCCCTATTTTGGTAGGATTTTcaaatagtatatatatatatatagaaatatatatatgaacgaGAAAGAGATTGCGAGGacctataaatatattatatatgtatatgttattTATATAGTAAAAGGCTAGAGTAGAGGCTAGGGTTTGCTCAGTGACTTTGATTAGCTGGTTAGGTTTTTAAGGTGTACGTATTTTCAGATCCAGCATGCACTGTACGTATGCTAAGAACTTATCACAAGAATGGCATAaccctatatatatagctagCTAGTTACACATACATGTACAGTctacatattattatatatatacatttgtgtttcaaccgaaaaaatatatacatttgtgcatatatattgtaCTTTCTCGAAAATTAATCTTCATGTCAAGAATATTAATAGAGCAGACTTATGATCTTATTGCGCATttactaattaaattttatatgtgTGCAAGGGCTTTATATGCATTATCAATCCATGTGTGTAAAAATCCTCCAGGCATCTCCCAAATAATAATGAGATCAAGAATATTAATCTTCATGTCAAGAATATTAATAGACCAAGAAATTGCAGTTACAACTTTGGAACCATCAGAGAGAATGTTGGGAATTTTTTGCACCAAAAGAACGTAGTGTTCATAGGAAATCGCACATATATACCTCAtaccaataataataataataaaaaaaccggagagagagaaggaaaaaacaAACTTAGGACAGTTTTTATGTTACCAAAGTGTGGTCTCCTTTTACCGCTTAATAAGCAATTAATTTTGTACTTTTGAAAtaggggaaaagaaaaaaaaataaaagaagatatTTTACTCACTAccgagaaaagaagaagaagaagaagatattttaCCGATCACCGAGAAAACAAATATGTCTCCTCCATTACCGTTTCTAATTGTATGTCGTGAAAAGCGCATCAATCAGGAAGCTAAAACTAAAAAGAGAGCATCATTGGACTTCGATCTCGTTTATcactgtaaaaaaaaaaacaaaaaacaaaaagttttttattCACGAAatgtaaaagaagaaaaggggaGTATCGTCATTGAGAACCCGAGTAaaacattaattttaaaactttgtctttttaaattttcttttgttttccaaAAACCATGCAATTATCCTTCATTCACTTTCTTTGGttgatttcataatttattttatttgtgctCTCAATATTGATGAAAAGTGTATTAAAAGAGCAAatgttagaaaaaaaaaatagcgcTTCAATAAACATTTTGACCAcatttaataagaaaaaatgaacTCTTTTTCGCATAaacgataattttttttaggttaATGTCCCGCCTAATTTCACTCTAGACTTGTCGAAGTGAGGAATCTATATCAGTCTAGTGCATTATTATTTCTCTTGAACTCTGGActagagaaaaatgaaattaaacgTTGTCCTACTTTTCTTATTTCTTCAATCTCGAAATTCTTTCTTAGATTGGATTGTTTACTTTATGGGATAGACAAACTTTGTAGTATAATCTAAGCTTTTTCCATAGCTTATTGGGGCCTCTGAGCACGAGGGGGGCTTTTTGACTTTACCAACGATCCTTTTCAGTAATCTGGTCCCCCTTGGATTGAAATTTTACACTGAAATAGGTTGGGGGATGAAGTCAACGTGGGAGCTCAAGTATTAAATGCGACCAAGGGCAAAAGGAGATTGCTTTTCATGACTCATCATTGCTTTAACCTATAATAtctgtatgtatatatgtatgtatatatgcggTGAGTGACTGAATCACGCATGGAAATGaaagatataattaattaattaaaacagtAAGAGCACAAGGGTTATATCACCCATTAACGCGCATGACAGAACAGTTCCAATCGAGCCAATTAGATTATTGGATTACTATTTATCTTGTGAAAACTAGCTATAGTTAACAATCGTTTATTCTTGGACAAATAGAATGAGATTGCTTCGGATTCTAATATAGAAAATGTGCAATCCGACCCCGCCGTGAGGGTAAAAGTTGGCAGTGTTAATGGTACGGTGTCGCTTCCCCGATGTGGTGTTCTATTGTGGCCTGGAGCTTGCTCGGTCCAATGGAATCCCGAGACACACTTGAAATTTGCTTGGTTGTTCCTCTTGAAATCCAAGAGGCACAAAACTTATGGTCTGTCTTGTGTATCCTTAATCCGGTGAAGAGCATGCAAGTCCCTGATATGAACAATATATTTAAAGCAATTTGTCTTCCGACTAGCGCACAAGTTGAGCTCTCTTATACTTTAGATGTTCATATCAAGGTCATGCTCTTCACCGAATCAACGAACGATAAATGTCGGTGGGACTTCTCTTATCTCTATCTTTGCGACAAAAGAAATTGTTTTGCTCACTTTCACGAAAACGATCACCTCTGGGCCCAGACTAAGCCCACCAAGCTAATTCTCACCATTCTGGCCTCGGCCCACTTTTCGGGGGCTTCCCAACGTGGTCTGGGCCGAGCCCCATTTCTTCAATGCTCACAGATTCCGCCACAAAAAGTTGATGCAGTCCCATGAGGCTGATTCGATGACGCGGCAGCTCCTTATTGGCTGGCATCAGCACGGGACTACGTCCCCATGTCCACGTGGAGGTCCATCATTGGCGGGAGCTACGTGTTCTCTCAGCGGGAATGGCCTTTTCCTGCTGAATATCATGGAGGCAGTGTCCCCACTCTCGCAATCCTCCCTCGCGCCTCTCCCTCTTCccttctttccctttctctgtcTCTGAATCGAATCGGAATCGGAGTCGTCGGAATTTCACCTCGAGAGGTGGTAGAAAAGGGTGCCGGCGGGGATGAATTTGGTGAGCTTCGCCTCCGCCATGGAAGGCGTGGCGTGGCGGGGATTGGTGTATACGGTGTTCATCCTCCACTTTGTCCTCGCTTGTCAGCTGCTACTTCTTCAGCCTCTCGTGTCCGCCGTAGGTACGTTTGAGCTCCCTCGGATCCACTATGGCACTACTGCTTGAACTGGCTCGCGTTGTTTTGGTGATTGAACTGCCATTGCGCGGTCAATGCATCATTTTTCGATCTGCGGCTATGGAGATTTGGGGCCTACCGGTGCTTTGCAACTCGTTCGTTGATATCACCGAGGAAGATGCAATTTTTAGTAGTTCGAATGCAGGAATTAGTTAGGATGCAGGGCTTTAGCAATACACGGATAGTGAATCGCTTTAAAGTTGGGTCGAGTTAGTTGGTATTAATTTAAAGGTTGTTGATGATCTCTGGATTCTACAGCCAAGTGGAAGTCAGAAATGATCACCTAAGCGGACTATTAATTCAAGACGACATGTTTTGGGAAATCCGAGGTCGAACTTTcttcaaaatttcattttttgccAATGCCAGAAGCCCTAATGACGTGAATGGCTAAGTTTGTGTAAATTAGGGCCCTCTGGGTATTGATTGATAGCTGGACTATATTGACTTCTTAGTGATCAATGGAAATAAGGATACGTCATAAGAAAATGGTAATGTTAGTGAATATTATTGGCTTATCAATCATTCAGTAACTGGTGTGTGTGATAaatcaagatccatatctggACTGGGAATCTGACATATGAAGTTTGTGTTCCTTTTAGTTTGTTTTcttatgttattttatttacaataaGACTTGTATTCTAGACATATGACATTCTTCCTGCTTACTTGTGTAGATGGAAAATCAGGTGATGCAGCTGAGCTGTTCGAGAGAGTGTCACAAAACATCAAGGTGAAACGCTACAATGAGGCTCTTAATGATCTTAACGCTGCCATAGAAGCAGATCCGACACTATCAGAAGCTTATTTCCACCGCGCCTCTACTCTTCGTCTGCTATGCAGGTtttcttttagaaaattttggtTTGGCTTAGAAAGTTACAACTTTAATCAAGAGCAAATATTGTGCTGATAATGTAGCTTCCATTATGCTGTTATTGTTTGCTGTTGAATTCTCCATCATACAATATAGTGCTATGTTGGAATAAGATGGTTAGTGCCTTTTAACACGTTGCCATGTATATCAGCGCAAAGGGTTGTTTGGCCGCTTCCCAGGAAAAGTAGCCCACAAGCTTTCACGTTACTTGGTTTTCAGATGATAAAGTGATACTGTAGTTGAAAGTAATGGGGCCTTTAAGTTAATATTACATTTTGTTATCACCATTTTCTTAGCATCAGTGGTCATAGAACGGTGAATTATATAAGTTCATGTAATGTCCTTACAACTGAAACTAAGATGTCCAAACCTGGCCTTCTTCTCCAATTCCTgattcaaataatatatatgattcaGGCGCTTTTTGGGTGATGTAGATTTGAGGAATCAGAGAGGAGCTACAGAAAATATTTGGAGCTAAAGCCTGGGAAAGCAGTTGCAGAAAAGGAGCTGTCTCAGTTGCTCCAGGCTCAGAGTGCTCTGGATAGTGCAGTTTCTCTCTTTGACTCGGGAGATTTTACAAAATCTCTGGAATATGTTGACAAAGTTGTGCTTGTTTTTTGTCCGGCATGCTCAAAGGTGAGATTATGACTCTCTTGGATCAAAGAGCAACTATGAAAACGTGTTGCTTGACAATCAGTTACTGACTTGATACCCTCTTCTCAGTTTTGAGACCACCTTAACCTGTTTGACTTGTTTATTGCAGGCAAAATTTCTGAAAGTAAAATTGTTATTGGCTGCGAAAGATTATTCTGGTGCCATTGCGGAGACAGGATATATGCTTAAGGAGGATGAGAACAATTTAGATGCATTATTGCTCCGTGGCCGTGGCTATTATTATTTGGCGGATCATGATGTGGCTTTAAGGTACTTTTGATTGGAAATGGGAAAGTTAAAAGTTCATGATTCCAGCTAACAAAGTATAGTAATATATTTCTTCCCTATCAGGCATTACCAAAAAGGTCTCCGCCTTGATCCAGAGCATAGTGAACTAAAGAAGGCTTACTTTGGATTGAAAAATTTGCTCAAGAAATCGAAAAGTGTAAGCATGAGTTTCCCTTTACAATTTATTGTGATTGGATAACTTTTTAAGCTTTGATCACAGACTTGAGCTTTTTATTTGTACAGGCAGAAGACAATGTAAATAAGGGTAAGTTGCGGGTGGCAGTAGAGGATTATAAAGCAGCTATCGCTCTGGATCCTGACCATGCTGCACACAATGTCCATCTTTATCTTGGCCTGTGTAAGGTCTTGGTCAAGCTTGGTCGGGGGAAGGATGCTTTAAGTAGCTGCACTGCAGCATTGGAGATTGATGAAGAGCTCACAGAAGCTCTAGTTCAGGTCTGTTGTTCCTATTTTCCTCTT from Punica granatum isolate Tunisia-2019 chromosome 2, ASM765513v2, whole genome shotgun sequence includes the following:
- the LOC116197736 gene encoding zinc finger protein JACKDAW isoform X1, with protein sequence MMNLMSGDAFSIPTSLPSFPQVDLANPNPSPNPSATAGNAPAAKKRRNQPGTPDPDAEVIALSPKTLMATNRFICEICNKGFQRDQNLQLHRRGHNLPWKLKQRSDKDVIRKKVYICPEKTCVHHDPSRALGDLTGIKKHFSRKHGEKKWKCEKCSKKYAVQSDWKAHSKICGTREYKCDCGTLFSRKDSFITHRAFCDALADESSKLTSIAATNLSFGNTAAGNENRINNFAGLPHGFPSRRVQDIAGIPQQSGSLLHPDIGGFSEMAMMGSGANNLFGTSTMENYGMIPNSAGLSLSVLPQIGSKEESGGNSLGSNSGGLMGGRTPYNSESNIGDHQLSKLQQKPPPAPMSATALLQKAAQMGSTRSNPGSVFGSSFGLMSSSSSSSSSSQSRSTRSPEQLMMSGGLVKHGHADHHQQQRFGGLSSMDLNLTRDFLGMGGDHGGAGGPHDPSNNLFFHEELAKFASSIGSGLAQTFVTNPQ
- the LOC116197736 gene encoding zinc finger protein JACKDAW isoform X2 yields the protein MMNLMSGDAFSIPTSLPSFPQVDLANPNPSPNPSATAGNAPAAKKRRNQPGTPDAEVIALSPKTLMATNRFICEICNKGFQRDQNLQLHRRGHNLPWKLKQRSDKDVIRKKVYICPEKTCVHHDPSRALGDLTGIKKHFSRKHGEKKWKCEKCSKKYAVQSDWKAHSKICGTREYKCDCGTLFSRKDSFITHRAFCDALADESSKLTSIAATNLSFGNTAAGNENRINNFAGLPHGFPSRRVQDIAGIPQQSGSLLHPDIGGFSEMAMMGSGANNLFGTSTMENYGMIPNSAGLSLSVLPQIGSKEESGGNSLGSNSGGLMGGRTPYNSESNIGDHQLSKLQQKPPPAPMSATALLQKAAQMGSTRSNPGSVFGSSFGLMSSSSSSSSSSQSRSTRSPEQLMMSGGLVKHGHADHHQQQRFGGLSSMDLNLTRDFLGMGGDHGGAGGPHDPSNNLFFHEELAKFASSIGSGLAQTFVTNPQ
- the LOC116197621 gene encoding dnaJ protein P58IPK homolog, with the translated sequence MNLVSFASAMEGVAWRGLVYTVFILHFVLACQLLLLQPLVSAVDGKSGDAAELFERVSQNIKVKRYNEALNDLNAAIEADPTLSEAYFHRASTLRLLCRFEESERSYRKYLELKPGKAVAEKELSQLLQAQSALDSAVSLFDSGDFTKSLEYVDKVVLVFCPACSKAKFLKVKLLLAAKDYSGAIAETGYMLKEDENNLDALLLRGRGYYYLADHDVALRHYQKGLRLDPEHSELKKAYFGLKNLLKKSKSAEDNVNKGKLRVAVEDYKAAIALDPDHAAHNVHLYLGLCKVLVKLGRGKDALSSCTAALEIDEELTEALVQRGEAKLLTEDWEGAVADLKSAAQQSPQDMGIREALMRAEKALKMSKRKDWYKILGVSKTASVADIKRAYKKLALQWHPDKNVDNREEAENKFREIAAAYEVLSDEDKRVRYDRGEDIEDMGMGHGGGGGGFGFNPFGGGGSGQQFHFTFEGGFPGGGFPGGFEFHF